In Anas platyrhynchos isolate ZD024472 breed Pekin duck chromosome 15, IASCAAS_PekinDuck_T2T, whole genome shotgun sequence, the DNA window ggcttttcagggtatgtttaaaggggaaaataaatatatttgggaatagcagcaggtaatgttaagttgtttggctggttttcaaagatgatgttaatttgattccaatcggctgtaaaccaaaagcaggaattgaatacgcttattggacttgcatttatctttaaagggcagtgtgtttttctttgtaggtgttaagaccatttgtagaaatactcagtaggagagttttgtgtttcaaaatgttaaatgcagtgtttgcattaatccatcttgccatttcttctttttaaatacagaattcaagccgtttaaatggaaatggatccATAAAAGAGGACGCAAAGACCACTGGTGTCACCCTAAAAAGGCCATCTTCAGCACCACCGATGGcctgtgttcaaaaccagacaattaccaggccttcaattactgatccgtcaagaaaacagaagatcaccACCAGTATTCACAATAAATTGCCTGCTCGTCGGACTGTGTCACAGCCTGACTGTCTTAGCAGTGCTGCGGAGGACGAAGATCTCTACCAGGCTGTTCCTTCATCCACAATTACAAATTCggtaatgcaaatgaagcaaatgcaaacaagcaaaaaagtttctgatgagatttttgtggagccaacagtgaatgaaaatcctaaactcagctctgataacacagtcccttacggtgcagaatcttcaggaaaatctgaggaggagtcaaagggcttatttaaaaggcattgcaatgc includes these proteins:
- the LOC139998751 gene encoding ubiquitin carboxyl-terminal hydrolase 42-like, whose protein sequence is MGPRLLPHMIKNSSRLNGNGSIKEDAKTTGVTLKRPSSAPPMACVQNQTITRPSITDPSRKQKITTSIHNKLPARRTVSQPDCLSSAAEDEDLYQAVPSSTITNSMPGAMPSVNREIITESLTASQLNSLSEETR